One Natrinema halophilum genomic window carries:
- a CDS encoding sensor histidine kinase has protein sequence MTRSLPIVDRVTDAFFALDTSFRFTYLNERAETLLKRDRGELIGRVMWDEFPQTVETQFPDGFHRAMDSQVPVSFEIYHTSLETWFEAKAYPSSTGLSVYMRDVSERRAQETTLAQHAAVVEAIRDAVITLDRNREIVSINGATESIIGGTQSTLVGEHIETLTEQAGIADEHAVEIGRAITDVDVGNADRRQLELPYTGPDGTDRMGEFRFVPIEDTVATVAAVIRDVTDQHEYDRVVTSLHEVTRWLLESDDPEEICAIAVHAGSDLLDLPISGVWLLEEEHGYLEPVAGTAGAHDRFGGLPRFNPREGLVWDVFEAGTVELFDDLQSVDGLYNPDTPLRSEIIAPIGTHGVLMTGALEPHSFDETDVDLISTLVENTRAALERADNERVLRDRTAELERQTERLEAVAEVLSSDLQRQLSAVANALENEQVGEWEFPLAEDTVETTLDRAEQLVDDIREFARNATAVGTRSRLRLESAIEDAVHESRLTEDAIVVDASATLRADPDRFIHLLETAFDSAVARATDEVTIQIGLVGFENGVGRGIFVLDDAEEIPPNAHDQVLDPTADDNTAIDGLGLAIVRAIAEAHDWECTVTNGTNGGTRIEIRNITTLERRLE, from the coding sequence ATGACGCGCTCGCTTCCCATCGTCGACCGCGTGACCGACGCCTTCTTCGCACTGGATACGAGCTTTCGGTTCACGTACCTCAACGAACGCGCCGAAACGCTGCTCAAACGCGATCGCGGTGAGCTGATCGGTCGCGTTATGTGGGACGAATTCCCACAGACCGTCGAGACCCAGTTTCCCGACGGATTCCACCGCGCGATGGACTCGCAGGTTCCGGTCTCGTTCGAGATCTATCACACCTCTCTAGAAACGTGGTTCGAGGCGAAAGCATACCCCTCCAGTACCGGCCTTTCGGTGTACATGCGCGACGTTTCCGAGCGGCGAGCCCAGGAGACGACGCTCGCCCAGCACGCCGCGGTCGTCGAGGCGATTCGCGACGCCGTCATCACACTCGATCGCAACCGCGAAATCGTCTCCATCAATGGAGCAACCGAGTCGATTATCGGCGGGACGCAGTCGACACTCGTTGGCGAACATATCGAGACGCTGACCGAGCAAGCAGGCATCGCCGACGAACACGCCGTCGAGATCGGACGAGCGATCACCGACGTCGACGTCGGCAACGCCGACCGCCGGCAACTCGAGTTGCCCTACACCGGGCCGGACGGCACCGACCGTATGGGCGAGTTTCGATTCGTTCCGATCGAGGACACCGTCGCGACGGTCGCCGCCGTCATCCGGGACGTTACTGACCAGCACGAATACGACCGCGTCGTCACGTCGCTCCACGAGGTTACCCGATGGCTCCTCGAATCCGACGATCCCGAAGAGATCTGTGCGATCGCCGTCCACGCCGGCAGCGATCTACTCGATCTACCGATCAGCGGCGTCTGGCTGCTCGAGGAGGAACACGGCTATCTCGAACCGGTCGCCGGTACCGCTGGTGCACACGACCGGTTCGGTGGACTCCCTCGATTTAATCCCCGCGAAGGCCTCGTCTGGGACGTCTTCGAAGCCGGTACCGTCGAACTGTTCGACGATCTTCAGTCCGTCGATGGGCTGTACAACCCGGACACGCCGCTTCGGTCGGAGATCATCGCGCCGATCGGCACCCACGGCGTCCTCATGACCGGGGCACTCGAGCCACACAGTTTCGACGAGACGGACGTCGACCTCATCTCGACTCTAGTCGAGAACACCCGCGCTGCGCTCGAACGTGCCGACAACGAGAGGGTGCTTCGAGATCGAACAGCCGAACTCGAGCGCCAGACCGAGCGGCTCGAAGCCGTCGCGGAAGTCCTTTCGTCCGACCTCCAACGCCAGCTCTCGGCCGTTGCAAACGCACTCGAGAACGAACAAGTCGGCGAGTGGGAATTCCCACTCGCGGAGGATACCGTCGAGACGACTCTCGATCGGGCCGAACAACTCGTCGACGACATCCGAGAGTTCGCCCGGAACGCGACGGCCGTCGGTACTCGCAGCCGACTCCGTCTCGAGTCGGCTATCGAAGATGCCGTCCACGAATCACGTCTCACCGAGGACGCGATCGTCGTCGACGCGTCAGCGACGCTCCGAGCAGATCCCGATCGGTTTATCCACCTCCTCGAGACGGCCTTCGACAGCGCCGTCGCACGCGCAACCGACGAGGTTACGATCCAGATCGGTCTGGTCGGATTCGAAAACGGCGTCGGTCGTGGTATTTTCGTTCTCGACGACGCGGAAGAAATACCGCCAAACGCACACGATCAGGTGCTCGATCCGACCGCCGATGACAACACGGCTATCGATGGTCTCGGACTCGCGATCGTCCGAGCGATCGCCGAAGCCCACGATTGGGAGTGTACCGTCACCAACGGGACGAACGGCGGAACGCGGATCGAGATTCGGAATATAACGACGCTCGAGCGACGCCTCGAGTAG
- a CDS encoding response regulator, translating to MTTDTPSVLIVEDEPDLANLYAAWLKGECAVETVYDGNEALDAIGEEIDVVLLDRRMPGLSGDTVLDTIRKRSLDCRVAMVTAVEPDFDIIQMGFDDYLVKPVSKTELITIIEQLTLRSTYDEQLQEFFALASKKALLDDQKTEAERQSSQEYAELKDRMAVLRVQVNDTMQELLEQEGYRQLCQDIARESVLNEW from the coding sequence ATGACCACCGACACCCCGTCCGTTCTGATCGTCGAAGACGAGCCCGACCTCGCGAACCTCTATGCAGCCTGGCTCAAAGGCGAGTGTGCCGTCGAGACGGTCTACGACGGAAACGAAGCGCTCGACGCCATCGGGGAAGAGATCGACGTCGTCTTGCTGGACCGGCGGATGCCGGGTCTCTCAGGGGATACGGTCCTCGACACGATTCGGAAACGGTCGCTCGACTGTCGAGTTGCGATGGTGACGGCAGTCGAACCCGACTTCGACATCATCCAGATGGGGTTCGACGATTATCTCGTCAAACCCGTCTCGAAGACCGAATTGATCACCATAATCGAACAGTTGACGCTCCGCTCGACGTACGACGAGCAACTTCAGGAATTCTTTGCGCTCGCCTCGAAGAAAGCGTTACTCGACGATCAGAAGACGGAAGCCGAACGACAATCCAGTCAAGAGTACGCCGAACTCAAGGATCGAATGGCCGTTCTCCGCGTCCAGGTCAACGATACGATGCAAGAACTACTGGAACAAGAGGGATACCGACAACTCTGCCAAGATATAGCACGTGAATCCGTGCTCAACGAGTGGTAG
- the purL gene encoding phosphoribosylformylglycinamidine synthase subunit PurL gives MSLADSDRELVVSELGREPTQAEAALFENLWSEHCAYRSSRPLLSAFDSEGEQVVVGPGDDAAVVALPGADDGDGKRQYITMGIESHNHPSYVDPFDGAATGVGGIVRDTLSMGAYPIALADSLYFGEFDREHSKYLFEGVVEGISHYGNCIGVPTVAGSVDFHPDYEGNPLVNVACVGLTNEERLVTAEAQEPGNKLVLVGNATGRDGLGGASFASEDLAEDAETEDRPAVQVGDPYAEKLLIEANEALVDGGLVESARDLGAAGLGGASSEMVAKADLGARIELERVHQREPNMSALEILLAESQERMCYEVKPENVDCVREIADRFDLGCSVIGEVTDGNYVCTFEGETVVDVDAYFLGEGAPMNDLPTESSEPPATDLPDVDLEDAFEAVVSSPNTASKRWVYRQYDHEVGVRTSVGPGDDAAIVAIREASAGLRSAEASAELRSAEASAEPRCAETSTEDDRKIGTGLAISSGAAPNWTDAAPRDGARAIALENATNIAAKGATPLAAVDCLNGGNPEKPDVYDGFTGIVQGLAEMCETLSTPVVGGNVSLYNDSVAGPIPPTPTLAMVGSKSGYDAPPLSAASEGDLVLVGDVGLETGSPRLGGAEYLAQFDGSDRFPRLPTDPATVIQTLAAVADDDTTLAVHDVSHGGLAVSLAEMITAEAGLEVTIPGDDPTGALFHEQPGRALIQTRSVEAVREAFDGVAPVVELGTGTDDGMLTIDIGDRMLATDASEIRELRATIERGLE, from the coding sequence ATGAGTCTTGCCGATTCGGACCGCGAACTCGTCGTTTCCGAGCTGGGGCGGGAGCCGACGCAGGCGGAGGCGGCACTATTCGAGAATCTCTGGAGCGAACATTGTGCATACCGCTCCTCTCGTCCGCTGCTTTCGGCGTTCGACAGCGAGGGCGAGCAGGTCGTCGTCGGACCTGGTGACGACGCCGCGGTCGTCGCACTGCCTGGAGCCGACGACGGTGACGGGAAGCGCCAGTACATCACGATGGGGATCGAAAGCCACAATCACCCCTCGTACGTGGACCCGTTCGACGGCGCGGCGACCGGCGTCGGCGGCATCGTTCGGGACACGCTCTCGATGGGCGCCTACCCCATCGCGCTCGCTGACTCGCTGTACTTCGGCGAGTTCGACCGCGAGCACTCGAAGTACCTCTTCGAGGGCGTCGTAGAGGGAATCAGCCACTACGGCAACTGCATCGGCGTCCCGACGGTCGCCGGTAGCGTCGACTTCCACCCCGATTACGAAGGGAATCCGCTGGTCAACGTCGCCTGCGTCGGCCTCACGAACGAGGAACGACTCGTCACCGCCGAGGCCCAGGAGCCCGGCAACAAACTCGTTCTCGTCGGCAACGCAACCGGCCGAGACGGACTCGGTGGCGCGAGTTTTGCCAGCGAGGACCTCGCAGAGGATGCCGAAACCGAAGACAGACCCGCCGTCCAGGTCGGAGATCCCTACGCCGAAAAGCTGCTGATCGAAGCCAACGAAGCGCTCGTCGACGGGGGCCTGGTCGAGTCCGCTCGAGACCTCGGTGCCGCTGGCCTCGGGGGTGCCTCGAGCGAGATGGTCGCCAAGGCAGATCTCGGCGCGCGTATCGAACTCGAGCGCGTCCACCAGCGCGAGCCGAACATGTCGGCGCTCGAAATTCTGCTGGCCGAATCCCAGGAGCGGATGTGTTACGAAGTCAAGCCGGAGAACGTCGACTGCGTGCGCGAGATCGCAGACCGGTTCGACCTCGGCTGTTCGGTCATCGGCGAGGTCACCGACGGCAACTACGTCTGTACCTTCGAGGGAGAGACGGTCGTCGACGTCGACGCGTACTTCCTGGGAGAGGGCGCACCGATGAACGATCTCCCGACCGAAAGCTCCGAACCGCCAGCGACCGACCTGCCCGACGTCGACCTCGAGGACGCTTTCGAGGCCGTCGTTTCGAGTCCGAACACCGCCTCGAAGCGGTGGGTCTACCGCCAGTACGACCACGAGGTCGGCGTCCGAACGAGCGTGGGGCCGGGCGACGACGCGGCGATCGTTGCGATCCGAGAAGCAAGCGCGGGGCTACGGTCCGCGGAAGCAAGCGCGGAGCTACGGTCCGCGGAAGCAAGCGCGGAGCCACGGTGCGCGGAAACGTCGACCGAGGACGACCGCAAGATCGGAACGGGACTCGCGATATCTTCCGGCGCTGCGCCGAACTGGACCGACGCCGCTCCCCGCGATGGCGCCCGCGCAATCGCACTCGAAAACGCGACGAACATCGCGGCCAAGGGCGCGACGCCGCTGGCTGCGGTCGACTGTCTCAACGGTGGGAACCCGGAGAAACCAGACGTATACGACGGATTTACCGGGATCGTCCAGGGTCTCGCGGAGATGTGCGAGACGCTTTCGACGCCGGTCGTCGGCGGGAACGTCTCACTATACAACGACTCCGTCGCAGGACCGATACCGCCGACGCCGACGCTGGCCATGGTCGGTTCCAAGTCAGGGTACGACGCACCGCCGCTGTCGGCCGCCTCGGAGGGCGATCTGGTGCTCGTCGGTGACGTGGGCCTCGAAACCGGTTCCCCTCGGCTCGGTGGCGCCGAGTATCTGGCCCAGTTCGACGGGAGCGATCGGTTCCCGCGACTTCCGACAGACCCCGCCACCGTGATCCAGACGCTTGCAGCGGTTGCGGACGACGATACGACGCTGGCCGTCCACGACGTCAGCCACGGCGGACTGGCCGTCTCACTTGCCGAAATGATCACGGCCGAGGCTGGTCTCGAGGTGACGATTCCGGGCGACGACCCGACAGGGGCGCTATTTCACGAACAACCGGGTCGCGCGCTGATCCAGACCAGGTCGGTCGAAGCCGTGCGCGAAGCGTTCGACGGGGTCGCACCGGTCGTCGAACTCGGTACGGGAACCGACGACGGGATGCTTACGATCGACATCGGGGATCGGATGCTCGCGACCGATGCGAGCGAAATACGCGAGTTGCGTGCGACGATCGAACGCGGGCTCGAGTGA
- a CDS encoding PHP domain-containing protein → MLSVELHTHSSLSYDGRDPVELILEQAEAVGLDAIAITDHDEIDASLEAVERAPDYGLIGIPGMEISSKAGHVLGLGLEQAVQPGLSFESTLEAIREQDGLAVIPHPFQEARHGVMARISRDELAAGDAIEVYNSRLFTGRANRQAERYAKSRNLPMTAGSDAHISEMVGQAITRVDADERTADAILEAIADGRTTVEGKRTPWRISVRQFAGGVTRRLTHVLKLFR, encoded by the coding sequence GTGCTGTCGGTCGAACTTCACACGCACTCGTCGCTGTCCTACGACGGCCGCGATCCGGTCGAACTCATTCTCGAGCAGGCCGAAGCCGTCGGTCTCGACGCGATCGCAATTACGGACCACGACGAAATCGATGCGAGTCTCGAGGCCGTCGAGCGCGCTCCCGACTACGGGTTGATCGGCATTCCGGGAATGGAGATCTCGAGCAAGGCGGGCCACGTGCTTGGTTTGGGCCTCGAACAGGCCGTCCAACCCGGGCTCTCGTTCGAATCGACGCTCGAGGCGATCCGCGAGCAGGACGGACTGGCGGTGATCCCGCACCCGTTTCAGGAAGCGCGCCACGGCGTCATGGCTCGCATCTCGCGGGACGAACTCGCGGCCGGTGACGCGATTGAAGTCTACAACTCGCGTCTGTTTACGGGCCGCGCGAATCGGCAGGCCGAGCGCTACGCCAAATCACGAAACCTGCCGATGACCGCCGGCAGCGACGCACACATAAGCGAAATGGTCGGCCAGGCGATCACGCGCGTCGACGCCGACGAGCGTACGGCCGACGCGATTCTCGAGGCAATCGCGGACGGACGGACGACCGTCGAAGGGAAACGAACCCCGTGGCGGATCAGCGTACGGCAGTTCGCCGGCGGCGTCACGCGACGACTGACTCACGTGCTCAAATTGTTCAGATGA
- a CDS encoding asparagine synthase C-terminal domain-containing protein, whose protein sequence is MTESMLRGAEPTTIRDALEHDDPLPGTFGFGGELDDHLVRDVLGRVPLFVDERVDTNAPHPTWAFEPTALEKPRLFPPGAVAPVDEPSTGQQLRWTIPDPEPESDQDVALEALEDAILTAVEAIRRDDRSVAVAFSGGVDSALIAELLDAPLYVVGFPDSHDVAAARTAANAMDRDLTVVDLEPADLERAVPEVARAIGRTNAMDLQIALPLYLVGERVAGDGFDALAVGQGADELFGGYEKVVRLDHRVDAETVRGAVREQIRSLPDQLPRDVLAVEATGLEPVAPLLHDAVVETALCLPDSLLADDDERKRGLRRIAARHLPDDVARRDKKAAQYGSLVARELDRLARQAGYKRRIDDHVTKYVESLLEDSTRRSP, encoded by the coding sequence ATGACCGAGTCGATGCTTCGGGGTGCCGAGCCGACGACCATTCGTGACGCGCTCGAGCACGACGACCCGCTGCCGGGGACGTTCGGATTTGGCGGTGAACTCGACGACCACCTCGTTCGGGACGTACTCGGACGCGTGCCACTGTTCGTCGACGAACGCGTCGATACGAACGCCCCCCACCCGACGTGGGCGTTCGAGCCGACTGCCCTCGAAAAACCGCGGCTCTTCCCTCCCGGCGCGGTCGCGCCGGTCGACGAACCCAGTACCGGACAGCAACTCCGCTGGACCATCCCCGACCCGGAACCCGAGTCGGACCAGGACGTCGCTCTCGAGGCGCTCGAGGACGCAATTCTGACCGCTGTCGAAGCCATCCGACGCGACGATCGGTCGGTCGCCGTCGCATTCTCCGGCGGCGTCGATTCGGCGCTGATCGCCGAACTCCTGGACGCGCCGCTGTACGTCGTCGGCTTTCCCGACAGTCACGACGTAGCGGCCGCACGCACGGCCGCCAACGCGATGGACCGCGACCTGACGGTCGTCGACCTCGAGCCGGCCGATCTAGAGCGCGCTGTGCCCGAGGTTGCGCGGGCAATCGGCCGCACGAACGCGATGGACCTCCAGATCGCACTTCCGCTGTATCTCGTCGGCGAACGGGTCGCCGGTGACGGATTCGACGCACTCGCCGTTGGGCAGGGTGCAGACGAACTGTTCGGCGGCTACGAGAAGGTCGTCCGACTCGACCACCGGGTCGACGCCGAGACGGTCCGGGGAGCGGTCCGCGAACAGATCCGGAGTCTGCCCGATCAACTTCCGCGAGACGTTCTTGCGGTCGAAGCGACGGGCCTCGAGCCGGTTGCGCCGCTCCTTCACGACGCTGTCGTCGAGACAGCCCTGTGTCTGCCGGACTCCCTGCTGGCGGACGACGACGAGCGAAAACGAGGCCTCAGACGAATTGCGGCCCGCCATCTCCCGGACGATGTCGCTCGGCGGGACAAGAAGGCGGCCCAGTACGGCAGTCTCGTCGCTCGCGAACTCGATCGACTCGCTCGTCAGGCCGGCTACAAGCGCCGGATTGACGATCACGTCACGAAGTACGTCGAATCGCTACTCGAGGATTCGACCCGTCGCTCCCCCTGA
- a CDS encoding cupin domain-containing protein — MLDRYADAIDELEPGDDEIETTELVVTDDVLVKAFALGPGAELEPHEHADSTNVFHVLEGSITVIRDDERERIDAPGVVPHERGIDHGAHNETDETVIFTASLCPLPG; from the coding sequence ATGCTCGACAGATACGCCGATGCAATCGACGAACTCGAGCCGGGCGACGACGAAATCGAGACCACGGAACTCGTGGTTACCGACGACGTCCTCGTGAAAGCCTTCGCCCTGGGACCGGGTGCGGAACTCGAGCCCCACGAACATGCGGACAGCACGAACGTCTTTCACGTCCTCGAGGGGTCGATAACCGTAATTCGGGACGACGAACGCGAGCGGATCGACGCACCCGGCGTCGTCCCCCACGAGCGAGGAATCGACCACGGCGCGCACAACGAGACCGACGAAACGGTCATCTTCACCGCGAGCCTCTGTCCGCTGCCTGGCTGA